In Zunongwangia profunda SM-A87, the following proteins share a genomic window:
- a CDS encoding argininosuccinate synthase: protein MKKVVIAYSGGLDTSYCAKSLSNEGFEVHAVSVNTGGFSKEEVQKIGDNAKKIGATTYKNIDAVSSFYTKVVKYLIFGNVLKNNTYPLSVSAERIVQAIEIINYAKEIGAKYIAHGSTGAGNDQVRFDMIFQIIAPEIEIITPIRDKQLSRQEEIDYLKENGVEMNWEKSKYSVNKGLWGTSVGGAETLTSNEPLPESAFPSQLSEKEIGKISLSFTKGELTAINDKENSPENNIQILEEIAKKYAIGRDIHVGDTIIGIKGRVGFEAAAASIIIKSHHLLEKHTLSKWQLQHKDYVANWYGTHLHEGQYLDPVMRDFEALLQSSQERVTGKVFVSLHPYRFVLDGISSAYDLMNSNFGNYGEENKAWTANDAKGFIKILSNAGKIYQSVENN, encoded by the coding sequence ATGAAAAAAGTAGTTATTGCCTACAGCGGCGGATTAGATACTTCATATTGTGCAAAATCATTGTCTAATGAAGGTTTCGAAGTGCATGCAGTAAGCGTGAATACCGGAGGATTCTCTAAAGAAGAAGTTCAAAAAATAGGAGACAATGCCAAGAAAATAGGAGCAACCACCTATAAAAATATCGATGCGGTTTCTTCATTTTATACTAAGGTAGTGAAGTATCTTATTTTTGGTAATGTTTTAAAAAATAACACCTATCCGCTTTCTGTAAGTGCAGAACGTATCGTACAGGCTATTGAGATTATAAATTACGCCAAAGAAATTGGTGCAAAATATATCGCTCATGGTAGTACCGGTGCAGGTAACGACCAGGTTAGATTCGATATGATCTTCCAGATTATTGCTCCTGAAATTGAAATTATTACTCCGATTCGTGATAAACAGTTAAGCCGACAGGAAGAAATTGATTACCTAAAGGAAAACGGAGTAGAAATGAACTGGGAGAAATCTAAATATTCAGTGAATAAAGGACTTTGGGGCACCAGTGTAGGAGGAGCCGAAACTTTAACTTCTAACGAGCCATTACCAGAATCGGCATTTCCATCCCAACTTTCAGAAAAAGAGATAGGTAAAATTAGCTTAAGTTTTACCAAAGGAGAGCTTACCGCTATTAATGATAAAGAGAATTCTCCTGAAAATAATATCCAGATTCTTGAAGAAATCGCTAAAAAATATGCGATTGGTCGGGATATCCACGTTGGAGATACCATCATCGGGATTAAAGGTAGGGTAGGTTTTGAAGCTGCTGCTGCAAGCATTATTATAAAATCACATCATTTGTTAGAAAAACATACGCTTAGTAAATGGCAGTTACAACATAAAGATTATGTAGCGAACTGGTATGGGACACATTTACATGAAGGTCAGTATTTAGATCCTGTAATGCGTGATTTTGAAGCTTTATTGCAAAGTTCTCAGGAAAGGGTAACCGGTAAAGTGTTTGTTAGCCTACATCCGTACCGATTTGTTTTAGACGGAATTTCTTCAGCTTACGATCTGATGAATAGCAATTTTGGAAATTATGGAGAAGAAAATAAAGCTTGGACCGCAAATGATGCTAAAGGATTTATTAAAATTCTATCCAATGCCGGTAAGATATACCAGTCGGTAGAAAATAACTAA
- a CDS encoding N-acetylornithine carbamoyltransferase, with protein sequence MKHYTSVHDIENLDELIQEAIQLKKENSAATLGKGKTLGLLFFNSSLRTRLSTEKAGRLLGMEVLTMNVGADGWALEFEDGAVMNSDKAEHIKEAAAVLSQYCDVIGVRAFPGLKDKVKDEEEQVINAFKKYASVPVVNLESSTGHPLQALTDAISITELKKKDKLKVVLTWAPHPKALPQSVPNSFAEMMQKMDVDFCVANPEGYDLSNRVLNDTKVYHNQDEALKDADFVYVKNWSSYEKYGEVLSTDSNWTFSKEKLALTNDAKVMHCLPVRRNVVISDEVLDSENSAVIHQANNRTYAAQAVLKRILEKLD encoded by the coding sequence ATGAAACATTACACAAGCGTTCACGATATCGAAAACCTTGATGAATTAATACAAGAAGCGATTCAGCTTAAAAAAGAAAACTCAGCTGCCACTTTAGGAAAAGGAAAAACCCTTGGCTTGTTGTTTTTTAATTCCAGTTTACGTACGCGTTTAAGTACAGAAAAAGCTGGCCGACTTTTAGGAATGGAAGTGCTTACGATGAATGTTGGTGCAGATGGATGGGCCTTGGAATTTGAAGATGGAGCGGTTATGAATTCGGATAAAGCAGAACATATTAAGGAAGCCGCTGCCGTATTGTCGCAATATTGTGATGTAATTGGTGTGCGTGCTTTTCCTGGGTTAAAAGACAAGGTGAAAGATGAAGAAGAGCAGGTAATTAATGCGTTTAAAAAGTATGCAAGTGTACCTGTGGTAAATTTAGAAAGTTCTACCGGGCATCCGCTACAGGCATTGACAGACGCGATATCGATCACCGAACTAAAGAAGAAAGATAAGCTAAAAGTAGTATTGACCTGGGCTCCACATCCCAAAGCTTTGCCACAATCGGTACCTAATTCTTTTGCTGAAATGATGCAGAAAATGGACGTTGATTTTTGTGTAGCAAACCCTGAGGGTTACGATCTAAGCAACCGGGTTTTAAATGATACCAAAGTATATCATAATCAGGATGAGGCCTTAAAAGATGCCGATTTTGTATATGTCAAGAATTGGAGTAGTTATGAGAAGTACGGTGAAGTATTATCTACCGATTCAAATTGGACATTTTCTAAAGAGAAATTAGCGCTTACCAACGATGCTAAAGTGATGCATTGTTTGCCAGTTAGACGAAATGTGGTAATTTCAGACGAGGTTTTGGATAGTGAAAATTCAGCTGTAATTCATCAGGCAAATAATAGAACTTATGCCGCACAAGCAGTTTTAAAACGAATTTTGGAAAAGCTGGATTAA
- the argC gene encoding N-acetyl-gamma-glutamyl-phosphate reductase — protein sequence MIKAGIIGGAGYTAGELVRILTYHPDVELDFVFSTSRPGTPVAGVHQDLIGEIDLLFSGEINTEVDVVFLCLGHGNSIKFLAENTFSANTKIVDLSTDYRMDGNHDFVYGLPEFKKDAIKKANFIANPGCFATAISLAILPLAKAKKVEGEWHVNAVTGATGAGVSLSATTHFTWRDNNFSAYKTFEHQHLNEIGQSLQWLQPELDMTVNFIPNRGNFSRGIHATAYTKFAGSLEEAKAIYEEQYKDAAFTFVTEENIHLKQVVNTNKCLLKLEKFGDKLLITSVIDNLLKGASGQAVQNMNLMFGLPESSGLHLKASYF from the coding sequence ATGATCAAAGCAGGAATAATCGGCGGAGCAGGATATACGGCAGGGGAACTGGTTAGAATTTTAACCTATCATCCAGATGTTGAACTCGATTTTGTATTTAGTACTTCAAGACCGGGAACACCGGTTGCAGGAGTGCACCAGGATTTAATTGGAGAAATCGATCTATTATTTTCAGGAGAAATCAATACAGAAGTAGATGTAGTGTTTTTATGTCTTGGGCATGGGAATTCGATAAAGTTTTTAGCAGAAAATACATTTTCAGCGAACACAAAAATTGTAGATCTGAGTACTGATTATAGAATGGATGGTAACCATGATTTTGTTTACGGTTTACCTGAATTTAAAAAAGATGCGATCAAAAAAGCGAATTTTATCGCAAACCCGGGGTGTTTTGCAACGGCGATAAGCCTTGCGATTCTTCCACTGGCAAAAGCAAAGAAAGTTGAAGGCGAGTGGCATGTAAATGCAGTTACCGGGGCAACCGGTGCCGGAGTTTCGCTTTCAGCCACAACACATTTTACCTGGAGGGATAACAACTTTTCAGCCTATAAAACTTTTGAGCATCAACATTTAAATGAAATTGGGCAAAGTTTACAATGGCTGCAACCTGAATTAGACATGACCGTAAACTTTATTCCGAATAGAGGAAATTTCTCTCGCGGAATTCATGCCACTGCTTATACGAAGTTCGCCGGTAGCCTGGAAGAAGCAAAAGCAATCTATGAAGAGCAATATAAAGATGCTGCTTTCACCTTTGTGACTGAAGAAAATATCCATTTAAAACAAGTGGTAAACACCAATAAATGTTTGTTGAAATTAGAGAAATTTGGGGATAAATTGTTAATCACCAGTGTAATCGATAATTTATTAAAAGGAGCATCAGGACAGGCCGTACAGAATATGAATTTAATGTTCGGTTTACCGGAAAGTTCAGGATTGCATCTTAAAGCTAGTTATTTCTAG
- the ilvA gene encoding threonine ammonia-lyase IlvA translates to MDTALAQIYKPSIEAVKQASERISKVVVYTPLAESFTYSNRFGANIMLKREDLQQVRSYKIRGAYNKISSLPKDQLEKGVICASAGNHAQGVAFACNKLKAKGVIYMPSTTPSQKVAQTKMFGGEWVEVALEGDTFDDSFKSAMIRAGEEDLVFIHPFDDEKVIEGQATIGLEILEQAREPIDYVFAPLGGGGLLAGVSSVFKELSPKTKIIGVEPKGAPSMSASLKEGKLVELEQIERFVDGAAVQKVGSRNFEICKQNLDQMVTIPEGKICQTILDLYNQDAIVVEPAGAMSISVLDFFAEEIKGKNVVCIVSGSNNDITRTAEIKERALLYAGLKHYFVVTFPQRAGALREFLDKVLGPTDDITHFEYSKKHERENGPAVVGIELKDKSDFEPLINRMKERNFYGRYLNDTPDLFQFII, encoded by the coding sequence ATGGATACTGCATTGGCACAAATATATAAACCGAGTATAGAAGCTGTTAAACAGGCCTCTGAAAGAATATCTAAAGTTGTTGTATACACGCCTTTAGCTGAATCGTTTACGTACAGCAATCGATTTGGAGCAAATATTATGCTTAAAAGGGAAGATTTACAACAAGTACGTTCTTATAAAATTCGTGGAGCGTACAATAAGATTTCCAGTTTGCCCAAAGACCAGCTAGAGAAAGGGGTGATTTGTGCCAGTGCGGGTAACCATGCGCAAGGGGTGGCTTTTGCCTGCAACAAACTAAAAGCCAAAGGTGTGATTTATATGCCAAGCACCACACCCAGTCAAAAAGTAGCGCAAACTAAAATGTTTGGGGGTGAATGGGTAGAAGTTGCTTTAGAAGGGGATACTTTTGATGATTCCTTTAAAAGCGCCATGATTAGGGCAGGTGAGGAGGATCTTGTTTTTATCCATCCTTTTGATGATGAAAAGGTGATTGAAGGCCAGGCAACTATTGGTCTAGAGATTTTAGAGCAAGCCAGGGAACCTATAGATTATGTATTTGCACCTCTTGGAGGCGGAGGATTATTGGCCGGAGTTTCTTCGGTTTTTAAAGAATTATCTCCAAAAACAAAGATTATTGGTGTAGAGCCGAAAGGAGCTCCATCAATGTCGGCTTCCCTCAAAGAAGGAAAGCTGGTAGAGCTAGAGCAGATCGAACGTTTTGTAGATGGAGCAGCAGTACAAAAAGTAGGCAGTCGGAATTTTGAAATTTGTAAACAAAATTTAGATCAAATGGTCACGATTCCTGAAGGTAAAATTTGCCAGACTATTCTGGATCTTTACAATCAGGACGCTATTGTGGTAGAACCTGCCGGGGCTATGTCTATTTCGGTTTTAGATTTTTTTGCTGAGGAAATAAAGGGCAAAAATGTAGTTTGTATTGTAAGCGGGAGTAATAACGATATTACCCGTACTGCAGAAATCAAAGAACGGGCACTACTATATGCTGGTTTAAAACATTATTTTGTAGTTACATTTCCACAACGTGCCGGTGCTTTGCGGGAATTTTTGGATAAAGTATTAGGCCCTACAGACGATATTACCCATTTTGAATATTCCAAAAAGCACGAAAGGGAAAACGGTCCTGCAGTGGTAGGGATAGAACTTAAAGATAAATCTGACTTTGAGCCCCTGATAAACAGGATGAAAGAGCGCAATTTTTATGGTAGATACCTTAATGATACGCCAGATTTATTTCAATTCATTATTTGA
- a CDS encoding aspartate aminotransferase family protein translates to MELFDVYPLFDITPVKGEGTYVFDKDGKKYLDLYGGHAVISIGHSHPAYVNAISKQVRQLGFYSNSIKNPLQVELAEKLGKLSGCEEYQLFLCNSGAEANENALKLASFATGKERIIYFENAFHGRTSGVVAVTDNESIKAPFNKGHKITKIAFNDAETLASELQKGDVAAVIFEVIQGVGGLDEATTEFYQQIEKLAKENGAMIIADEVQAGYGRTGDFFAFQKHNIHPDIISIAKGMGNGFPIGGVLIDKNIAPKYGMLGTTFGGNHLACAAGLAVLNILEKEELLQNASAMFDYVKEQAKEIPQIKNIKGRGLMIGLEFDFEVASLRKDMLYVHQIFTGSAANKNLLRILPPLNIEKKHFDTFFKALKISLANQK, encoded by the coding sequence ATGGAGCTTTTTGATGTTTATCCATTATTCGATATCACTCCTGTAAAAGGCGAAGGCACGTATGTTTTCGATAAGGATGGTAAAAAATATCTTGATCTTTACGGCGGGCATGCCGTAATTTCTATAGGACATTCGCATCCTGCTTATGTGAATGCAATTTCTAAACAGGTACGTCAGCTTGGTTTTTATTCAAATTCGATTAAAAATCCGTTGCAAGTCGAACTGGCCGAAAAATTAGGCAAGTTGTCGGGTTGTGAGGAGTATCAGTTGTTTTTATGTAATTCTGGTGCCGAAGCTAACGAGAATGCTTTAAAGTTAGCCTCCTTTGCTACAGGTAAAGAGCGCATAATTTATTTTGAAAATGCGTTTCATGGAAGAACCTCTGGAGTAGTAGCCGTTACCGATAATGAAAGTATTAAAGCGCCGTTTAATAAAGGTCATAAAATAACTAAAATCGCCTTTAATGATGCAGAAACTTTAGCCTCAGAATTGCAAAAAGGAGATGTGGCTGCAGTAATTTTTGAAGTGATTCAGGGTGTTGGAGGTTTAGATGAAGCAACCACGGAATTCTATCAGCAAATTGAAAAATTAGCCAAAGAAAACGGAGCGATGATCATTGCAGACGAAGTTCAGGCTGGTTATGGAAGAACAGGTGACTTTTTCGCTTTTCAGAAGCATAATATTCATCCTGATATTATTTCAATAGCGAAAGGAATGGGAAATGGTTTCCCAATTGGTGGGGTTTTGATCGATAAAAATATCGCTCCAAAATATGGAATGTTGGGAACTACCTTTGGCGGAAATCATCTGGCTTGTGCTGCAGGATTAGCGGTATTGAATATTCTTGAAAAAGAAGAATTGCTGCAGAATGCTTCAGCCATGTTCGATTACGTAAAAGAGCAGGCAAAAGAAATTCCGCAGATAAAAAATATTAAAGGACGCGGATTAATGATTGGTTTAGAATTCGATTTTGAAGTCGCCAGTCTTAGAAAAGATATGTTGTATGTGCATCAAATCTTTACGGGATCTGCCGCCAACAAGAATCTGCTTAGAATTTTACCGCCGCTAAATATCGAAAAGAAACATTTTGATACCTTTTTTAAAGCTTTAAAGATCAGTTTAGCGAACCAAAAATAA
- the proC gene encoding pyrroline-5-carboxylate reductase: MKIAIIGAGNLGKSIAKGLIVNNAFTTLYLTKRNTEAIKSYEEYSKVTVTSDNQEAVKNSDILIFAVQPQQLERILEEIKDLLTDKHVLISTITGFKIDRIEAIVGKDQFIIRAMPNTAIAVGKSMTCMCSNEKGEKRIAIAEAIFNRLGTSIIIKENKMQAATVICASGIAFWMRLIRATTQGAVQLGFDAKDAQQLAMNTCLGAASLLVESGKHPEEEIDKVTTPKGCTIEGLNEMEHNGLSSSLIKGLQASFKKINNISEQ, translated from the coding sequence ATGAAAATAGCGATTATCGGTGCGGGAAATTTAGGAAAGTCTATTGCCAAGGGACTTATCGTAAATAATGCGTTTACCACGCTTTACCTCACCAAAAGAAATACTGAAGCGATTAAATCTTATGAAGAATACTCTAAGGTTACGGTAACTTCAGACAATCAGGAAGCAGTTAAAAATTCAGATATTCTGATTTTTGCGGTACAGCCTCAGCAATTAGAACGAATTTTAGAAGAAATAAAAGATTTGCTTACTGATAAGCATGTGCTTATTTCAACAATAACCGGGTTCAAAATCGATAGAATTGAAGCCATAGTTGGTAAAGATCAGTTTATTATACGTGCCATGCCTAATACAGCGATAGCTGTTGGAAAATCGATGACATGTATGTGTTCTAACGAAAAAGGAGAAAAACGTATCGCTATCGCCGAGGCTATTTTTAATCGCTTAGGAACAAGTATCATTATCAAGGAAAATAAAATGCAGGCCGCAACGGTAATTTGTGCCAGTGGTATTGCTTTTTGGATGCGCTTAATTCGTGCAACCACACAGGGAGCCGTACAACTTGGTTTTGACGCCAAGGATGCACAGCAACTGGCGATGAATACCTGTTTGGGGGCCGCGAGTTTATTGGTGGAATCTGGAAAGCATCCCGAGGAAGAAATTGATAAAGTAACCACACCAAAGGGTTGCACTATCGAAGGATTAAACGAGATGGAACACAATGGGTTAAGTTCTTCTTTAATTAAAGGCTTACAAGCATCTTTCAAAAAAATAAATAACATTTCAGAACAATAA
- a CDS encoding AAA family ATPase, whose translation MKIQKVEIQAFRAYGKVENGTFDFSTKSNAIADFISIYAPNGFGKTSFYDAVEWAYTNRISRFDRKEKFNKALAKSEREIQTRSSGRPRQWIIRNKFSELEEGFVRVYTTSRDKPFVNTVPVVGKGSSDYKFGAQKQKGKKEYFHDVLLSQEFINAFLKEDDPHLRYKKFIQSFGDVDLDKKYGTVIDLIKINQNEIKDINSKLKGLQSELKLDFDNELLSLINMAIEEFNANGENLPKVDAYFGEKEVLRLANLIAERKNDLKAKIESLKQKKQKVDQAVSGKADEQLSTEDFFETKEQLAHLNSKLEKLRGQKDLLKKQEQSRSQLSDLEKELAERLEEDKYLAKLITAFPSFAMMRNEIADEERQIDANKQETTKSKTALNDTFKSIDALNVTKATKQADYQKLSERLKQLPELLQKLSDLKNELKSTVDLKEKQVEDLEKIKDSISKQESNTLAFSAFKKNIEDDILPTKEHEYYKQYVVFIEALSAAKDELKEVRAKLEKTQGNLSETDSMNREIKELIEQGATIINLNQSSSCPLCQHQYESFAVLAERISNNPLLGQQINTLLEEKGKWELEQSRLLKLIEERRNKLSNELDNELEKQSVSLKALIEQRDLFSRSISKLDDKQNSLNEQIREKLKTLNLSDQPSEEFETKLRQEIKETKSALDIVLESLEKSSKEREKFEEKIQILQDQIKRSEEKIQDFKNEPTYRQLVLFQKERLMDDHPTKQDLDEDKEKLRLKIEKIRKEIAELKATLKSLNEKLKSIFKDEIDKSLAESESKKHVLRTKILIFENLLKSLDISSSDLSIEELLKALENEKKEILETIKLSEEKITNLRKIDDYRANVIPFLEYQESQTKKSELEAKKKFLTKVVGEQLEKERKRISEFIHQQVESFFYQGLINTIYRKIDPHPSYKEISFKCDFSTTRPMLNIFVSDDTQNTIVPTLYFSTAQLNILSLSIFLAKAMNVKDDNGEPVDCIFIDDPIQSMDSINILSTIDLFRSIVVNLGKQIILSTHDQNFQNLLKKKIPDDLFPAKFLELQTFGKVGGN comes from the coding sequence ATGAAGATTCAAAAGGTTGAAATACAGGCGTTCCGTGCCTATGGTAAAGTTGAAAATGGAACTTTTGATTTTTCAACGAAGTCCAATGCGATTGCGGATTTTATTTCCATTTATGCACCAAACGGTTTTGGTAAAACTTCATTTTATGATGCCGTAGAGTGGGCTTATACTAACCGCATCAGTCGGTTCGACCGAAAGGAGAAATTTAATAAAGCGCTTGCCAAATCAGAAAGAGAGATTCAAACCCGTAGTTCTGGAAGACCCAGACAATGGATTATCAGAAATAAGTTTTCTGAACTTGAAGAGGGATTTGTAAGAGTCTATACCACTTCAAGGGATAAACCATTTGTGAATACTGTACCGGTTGTAGGAAAGGGCAGCTCTGATTACAAATTTGGAGCTCAGAAGCAAAAAGGGAAGAAAGAATACTTCCATGACGTGCTTTTATCACAAGAATTTATTAATGCCTTTTTGAAGGAAGATGATCCTCATTTGCGCTACAAAAAGTTCATTCAATCGTTTGGAGACGTTGACTTGGATAAGAAATATGGGACTGTAATTGATCTAATAAAAATCAACCAGAACGAAATTAAAGACATCAATAGTAAATTAAAGGGGCTTCAATCAGAACTGAAACTGGATTTCGATAATGAACTACTGTCTCTAATCAATATGGCCATTGAAGAGTTCAATGCCAACGGTGAAAATTTACCCAAAGTAGATGCTTATTTCGGCGAAAAAGAGGTACTTCGGCTAGCGAATCTCATAGCTGAAAGGAAAAATGACTTAAAAGCGAAAATTGAAAGCTTAAAACAGAAAAAGCAGAAAGTTGACCAAGCTGTTAGCGGTAAAGCAGATGAGCAGCTTAGCACGGAAGATTTTTTTGAGACGAAAGAACAATTGGCCCATCTGAACTCCAAATTAGAGAAATTACGAGGGCAAAAAGATTTACTAAAGAAACAAGAACAATCTCGAAGTCAACTCTCGGACCTTGAAAAAGAATTAGCAGAGCGATTGGAAGAGGATAAATACCTAGCCAAATTAATTACGGCTTTTCCTTCTTTCGCTATGATGAGAAATGAGATAGCTGACGAAGAACGACAAATAGATGCGAACAAACAGGAGACAACCAAATCAAAGACAGCTTTAAATGATACTTTCAAAAGTATAGATGCTCTAAATGTGACTAAAGCCACCAAACAAGCAGATTATCAAAAGCTATCTGAACGACTGAAACAATTACCTGAGTTATTGCAAAAGCTATCGGATTTAAAAAACGAACTGAAATCCACAGTGGACTTGAAGGAGAAGCAAGTGGAAGACCTTGAGAAGATCAAAGATTCTATAAGTAAGCAAGAATCCAATACACTTGCCTTTTCAGCCTTCAAAAAGAATATTGAAGACGACATTCTTCCAACAAAGGAACATGAATACTATAAACAATATGTAGTGTTTATTGAGGCTCTAAGTGCAGCAAAGGACGAGCTGAAGGAGGTGCGAGCAAAACTTGAGAAGACTCAGGGTAATTTATCCGAAACTGATTCTATGAACCGGGAAATCAAAGAGTTAATTGAACAAGGTGCCACTATTATCAATCTCAATCAATCTTCCTCTTGCCCTTTGTGTCAACATCAATACGAAAGTTTCGCGGTTTTAGCCGAGAGAATTTCCAACAATCCATTGCTTGGACAACAGATTAACACACTACTGGAGGAAAAAGGAAAATGGGAGCTGGAACAAAGCCGCTTACTGAAGCTAATTGAGGAAAGAAGGAATAAGCTGAGCAATGAGCTTGATAATGAATTAGAAAAGCAAAGTGTTTCTCTAAAGGCTCTGATTGAACAACGCGATTTATTCAGCCGCTCCATAAGTAAGTTAGATGACAAACAAAATTCATTGAATGAGCAAATAAGAGAAAAGTTAAAGACGCTGAATCTGTCAGATCAACCTTCAGAAGAATTTGAAACCAAGCTTAGGCAGGAAATAAAAGAAACCAAATCTGCCCTGGATATAGTGCTCGAATCTTTGGAAAAATCCTCTAAGGAAAGGGAAAAGTTTGAAGAAAAAATTCAAATATTACAGGATCAGATAAAGCGTTCTGAAGAAAAAATCCAGGATTTTAAAAATGAGCCAACCTACCGGCAGTTGGTTTTATTTCAAAAAGAACGTTTGATGGATGATCATCCCACGAAACAAGACTTGGATGAAGATAAGGAGAAATTGAGGCTAAAGATCGAAAAGATAAGGAAGGAAATAGCAGAGTTAAAGGCTACTCTTAAAAGTCTCAATGAAAAGTTGAAAAGTATCTTTAAGGATGAAATTGACAAGTCCTTAGCAGAGTCGGAATCGAAAAAGCATGTGCTGAGAACTAAGATTCTCATCTTCGAAAACCTGTTGAAGTCGTTAGATATTTCATCATCAGATTTGTCCATTGAAGAGTTGCTGAAAGCACTCGAAAATGAAAAGAAGGAGATTTTAGAGACTATCAAACTTTCAGAAGAGAAAATAACCAACCTGAGAAAAATTGATGATTATCGGGCGAATGTAATCCCATTTCTCGAATATCAGGAAAGTCAGACTAAGAAGTCAGAGCTTGAGGCCAAGAAGAAATTTTTGACCAAAGTTGTAGGTGAACAGTTAGAAAAAGAACGCAAGCGGATATCCGAATTCATCCATCAGCAGGTAGAATCCTTCTTTTATCAAGGCTTGATCAATACAATCTACCGTAAAATTGATCCACACCCATCCTACAAGGAGATTTCTTTTAAATGTGACTTCTCTACCACAAGACCAATGCTCAATATTTTTGTGAGCGATGATACGCAAAATACCATCGTTCCAACACTTTACTTTAGTACCGCACAATTGAATATATTGAGCTTGAGCATTTTCTTGGCCAAAGCTATGAATGTCAAGGATGACAACGGAGAACCTGTCGATTGCATTTTCATCGATGACCCCATTCAATCCATGGACAGTATTAACATTCTTTCTACAATTGATCTTTTCCGGAGCATTGTAGTGAACTTGGGAAAGCAAATTATTCTATCCACACATGACCAGAATTTTCAAAATCTTTTAAAGAAGAAAATTCCAGATGATCTATTTCCAGCTAAATTTTTAGAGTTGCAAACTTTTGGAAAGGTAGGAGGAAATTAA
- a CDS encoding helix-turn-helix domain-containing protein codes for MFIFEIMSTATKTSHIGRKISRIRELRGMKQEALAAELGISQQSVSSLEQSEHIEDEKLEKVAKVLGVSKEAIENFSEEAIFNNIQNNYEGSTINAGPTVHHQCTFNPLDRLVQAYEEKEKLYERLLKAEKEKVAYLEKLLDKK; via the coding sequence ATGTTTATCTTTGAGATTATGAGCACAGCAACAAAAACCAGTCATATCGGTAGAAAGATTAGCCGAATCAGAGAACTTCGAGGAATGAAGCAGGAAGCCCTTGCCGCAGAATTAGGTATCAGTCAACAAAGTGTATCCAGTTTAGAACAAAGTGAGCATATTGAAGATGAAAAGCTTGAAAAAGTGGCTAAGGTGTTAGGGGTGAGTAAGGAAGCTATTGAGAATTTTTCGGAGGAAGCTATATTTAATAATATCCAAAACAATTACGAAGGTTCTACTATTAATGCAGGTCCTACAGTTCATCATCAATGTACATTTAATCCTTTGGATAGGTTAGTTCAAGCTTATGAAGAAAAAGAAAAACTTTACGAAAGATTGTTGAAAGCTGAAAAGGAGAAAGTAGCTTACTTAGAGAAACTTTTGGATAAGAAATAG
- a CDS encoding GNAT family N-acetyltransferase gives MKIVIANKSHAKFAEVICTTIEESAKIRGTGIARRTPEYVITKMENGNAIIALDGDKFAGFCYIETWSHEKYVANSGLIVHPDYRNQGLAKDIKKAVFDYSRKRYPDAKIFGITTGLAVMKINYELGYQPVTFSELTDDEAFWKGCQTCKNYDILTRTERKMCLCTGMLYDPEKKKKDRKKHELNDKTFTRLKNIKQSLFYKKEKNNLD, from the coding sequence ATGAAGATTGTCATTGCTAATAAATCTCATGCAAAATTTGCTGAGGTTATTTGTACAACTATAGAAGAATCTGCCAAAATTCGTGGTACGGGTATAGCGCGCCGTACACCAGAATACGTAATTACCAAAATGGAGAACGGTAATGCCATTATAGCGCTGGATGGTGATAAATTTGCCGGTTTTTGTTATATCGAAACCTGGAGTCATGAAAAATATGTGGCCAATTCAGGATTAATTGTACATCCCGATTACAGAAATCAGGGGCTGGCAAAAGATATTAAAAAAGCAGTTTTCGATTATTCCAGAAAAAGATATCCAGACGCAAAGATTTTTGGGATTACTACAGGCTTAGCCGTAATGAAAATAAATTACGAGCTAGGTTACCAGCCCGTTACTTTTTCTGAACTTACCGATGATGAAGCTTTTTGGAAAGGTTGCCAAACCTGTAAAAACTACGATATTCTAACCCGTACAGAACGTAAAATGTGTTTGTGTACAGGAATGCTTTACGATCCTGAAAAAAAGAAAAAGGATAGAAAAAAGCATGAGCTGAATGACAAAACTTTTACCCGATTAAAAAATATAAAACAAAGCCTTTTCTATAAAAAGGAAAAAAATAACCTAGATTAA